Within the Streptomyces sp. R41 genome, the region CCCGTGCCGGGCGGCGCCGTGCCGCGGTCGCGCCCACGGTGCTGGCGCTCGGCACGGTCAGTCTGATCACCGACGTCTCGTCGGAGATGGTGACGGCGGTGCTGCCCCTGTACCTGGTGGCCGGTCTCGGTCTGTCCCCACTGGGCTTCGGGCTCCTCGACGGGATCTACAACGGCTTCTCGGCGCTGGTACGCCTGGTCGGAGGCCATTTCGCGGACCGGGGCGGGGGCCGCCACAAGTGGGTCGCGGGCTTCGGCTACGGCCTCTCGGCGGCCTGCAAACCGCTGCTGCTGATGGCGCAGACCCTCACCCCCATCGGCCTGATCCTGGCCGCCGACCGCACCGGCAAGGGCCTGCGCACGGCCCCGCGCGACGCGCTGATCTCCCTGTCGAGCACCCCGGAGACACGCGGCCGCGCCTTCGGCGTACACCGAGCCATGGACACGGCGGGCGCGCTGCTGGGCCCCCTGGTCGCCTTCCTGATCCTCCGGGCGACGGTCGACGGATACGACGCGGTGTTCACGGTGAGCTTCTGCGTCGCCGTGGTGGGCGTGCTGGTGCTGGTGCTGTTCGTGCCGGGGAGCGCAGGGCGGCACGGCGGTGCAGAGCAGCAGGGCAGTGGCGCTTCGCGGGCCCACGGCAGGGCCCTGCACGGTACTGCGGCCGGCCCGGCCGTCGGTCCGGAAGACGTCACCGACGGCGACCCACGCTCCGCCACCACCGCCGCCGACGCCACCGACGCCACCGACGCCACCAGATCGCACGATGCCGCTGCGCACGCGACAAACGGCGACGCGGCCGCGCGAGCGACGGGCGGCAACGCAACGCGCCCCGTAGAGGCCTCCACCGCGCCCGCCGCGACCCTCCGCGCGGCCTTGGCCCTGCTCGCCCAGCCCCACCTCCGCCAGCTCACCCTCTGCGCCCTCCTCCTCGGCCTCGCGACCGTCAGCGACTCCTTCGTCTATCTCCTGCTCCAGCGGCGCCTCGGCGTTGCGGACCGCTGGTTCGCGCTGCTGCCCGTGGGCACCGCGGCAGCGTTCCTTGTCCTGGCCGTCCCGCTGGGGCGGCTGGCGGACCGGGTCGGCCGGTGGCGGGTCTTCCTGGCGGGCCACGGAGCGCTGCTCCTCGCGTACGGCGTGCTGCTCTCCTCCTGGCACGGGACGGCGCTGCCGTACGCCGTTCTCCTCCTGCACGGGGGGTTCTACGCGGCGACGGACGGTGTGCTGATGGCCGCGGCGTCGGACAGCGTGCCCGAGGAGCTGCGCTCGTCCGGGCTGGCACTGGTCCAGACGGGGCAGGCGCTGGCCCGGTTCGTCTGCTCGCTCGGTTTCGGCGCGGCCTGGACGGCGTGGGGCGACCGTACGGCGCTCACCGCGTCGACGGTGGCCCTCGCCGTCTGCGCGCTGTTCGCGCTCAGCCTGCGCCCCATCACCCCAGAAGGCCTCGCATGACTCTGCGTACCCGCATCCTGGTCCTGATCTCGGCCCTCGTCGTCCTGGCGGGCGTCGCCACGGCCTCCGTCCTGCACGCCTCGGCCCGGGCGGACCGCCGGAACCAGACCCAGCCGGGCGGCCCGAGGATCACCGCGGGCACCGTCGCGCTGACCGGCGACAGCGGCCGCATGATCTTCCGCAACATGGCATGGGGCCCGCACCGCGACGAGCTGACGACGGTCCCGGCGTCGGACCCGGCGGGCCCGCGCACGGCCTCCGACGTCAAGTGCCTGCGCTTCTACGCGGCTTCGGGGACGGGAGTGTGCCTCCAGGCGGTGCACGGCGCCGTCCAGGACACCTACCGAGCCGTCGTCCTCGACGCACACCTGCACGAGACGGCCCACTACGACGTCCCCGGCATCCCGTCCCGCGCCCGCGTCTCCCCCAGCGGCCGCTACGCCGCCTGGACCGCCTTCGTGGGCGGCGACTCGTACGCGGGCACGAACTTCTCGACCCGCGCGGCGATCGTGGACACCCGTACGGGGAAACTGACCCCGTCCCTGGAGGCGTACCGCGTCGTGAAGGACGGCCGTCCCCATCGCGCCGCGGACGTCAACTTCTGGGGCGTCACCTTCGCCGCCGACGACCGCACCTTCTACGCGACGCTGGCGACGAAGGGCAAGACCTACCTGGTCCGGGGCGACCTCCGCACCCGTACGGTCACCACTCTCCGCACGAACGTCGAGTGCCCGTCCCTCTCCCCCGACGGCACCCGCATCGCCTTCAAGAAGCGGGTGAAGGGCCTCCCCAAGGACGCCCCCTGGCACCTGTACGTCCTGGACCTCCGCACGATGCGCGAAACCCCCCTCGCCGAACCCCGCAGCGTCGACGACCAGGCGGTCTGGCGCGACGACCACACCCTTGTCTACGCCCTCCCCGGCGACTACGGAGCCGACCTCTACACGGTCCCGTCCGACGGCACAGGAAAGCCGCGGCGGATCAGCACCGCGGCCGTGTCTCCTGCGTATGTGAACTAGCGCGTGCCCGTGCCCGTTGATGTCGATCAATCATTGGCGTGGCGCATGGCCCACTGCCCCAGGAACCATCCCCTGTTCTTCCAACACCAGCCGATGATCCCCGCAGCCAGCGCGATGACCGTGATCTTCCGTGCCCGCCCCATGTCTGCCCCTCCCTTTTTCACACCAAGCTACTGGGCAGGGTTGCGGGTTCGGCACAGATCGCCTCGCTCCGTCTCGCCCTCGCGCCACGCCGTGGACCCGGTCACCGCGAGACGCTCACCCAGGCTCATCCACGAAGAGCCAAAAAAAATCGGACGACGATGTCGAGAACCCGTGACTGGCTCCGTCCCCGCAGTGAACGCGACCACAATGGGTCGCACCAGCACCGAGGAGAAACACCATGGCCAAGTACTTGCTGCTCAAGCACTACCGCGGGGCCCCGGCTGCGGTCAACGACGTGCCCATGGACCAGTGGACGCCGGAGGAGATCTCCGCGCACGTGCAGTACATGAACGACTTCGCCGCCCGGCTCGAGAAGACCGGCGAGTTCGTCGACGGTCAGGCGCTCGCCCCCGAGGGGAAGTGGGTCCGGTACGACGGCGAGGGGCGCCCGCCGGTCACCGACGGCCCGTTCGCCGAGACCAAGGACGTCATCGCAGGCTGGATGGTGATCGACGTCGACAGCTACGAGCGCGCCCTCGAACTGGCCGGGGAACTGTCGGCCGCCCCCGGCGCGGGCGGCAAGCCGATCCACGAGTGGCTGGAGCTGCGCCCGTTCCTGACCGCGTCGCCCACCATCACGGAGTGCACCTTCCATTGATGGACGAGGTCCTGCTCAGGAGCCTCACACCGAGCGTGCTCACCGTCCTCGTCCGCCGCGGAGCCGACTTCGCGGCGGCCGAGGACGCCGTGCAGGACGCGCTCGTCGAGGCGGTCCGCGTCTGGCCGGCCGACCCGCCGCGGGATGCGAAGGGCTGGCTGGTCACCGTGGCCTGGCGCAAGTTCCTCGACGCGACCCGGTCGGACGCCGCCCGCCGTCGGCGTGAGGACCTCGTCGACGAGGAGCCGGCGCCCGGGCCCGCGCCCGCGGTGGACGACACGCTCCAGCTCTACTTCCTGTGCGCCCACCCGTCGCTGACGCCGTCGTCCGCGGTCGCCCTCACGCTGCGCGCCGTCGGCGGGCTCACCACCCGCCAGATCGCCCAGGCCTACCTGGTGCCCGAGGCGACCATGGCGCAGCGCATCAGCCGGGCCAAGCGCACCGTCTCCGGAGTGCGCTTCGACCAGCCCGGCGACGTCGCCACCGTGCTGCGCGTCCTCTACCTGGTCTTCAACGAGGGCTACTCCGGCGACGTCGACCTCGCCGCCGAAGCCATCAGGCTCACCCGGCAGCTCGCGGCCCA harbors:
- a CDS encoding MFS transporter, whose product is MYVADSRAGTTAAASAEGAARPRAGRRRAAVAPTVLALGTVSLITDVSSEMVTAVLPLYLVAGLGLSPLGFGLLDGIYNGFSALVRLVGGHFADRGGGRHKWVAGFGYGLSAACKPLLLMAQTLTPIGLILAADRTGKGLRTAPRDALISLSSTPETRGRAFGVHRAMDTAGALLGPLVAFLILRATVDGYDAVFTVSFCVAVVGVLVLVLFVPGSAGRHGGAEQQGSGASRAHGRALHGTAAGPAVGPEDVTDGDPRSATTAADATDATDATRSHDAAAHATNGDAAARATGGNATRPVEASTAPAATLRAALALLAQPHLRQLTLCALLLGLATVSDSFVYLLLQRRLGVADRWFALLPVGTAAAFLVLAVPLGRLADRVGRWRVFLAGHGALLLAYGVLLSSWHGTALPYAVLLLHGGFYAATDGVLMAAASDSVPEELRSSGLALVQTGQALARFVCSLGFGAAWTAWGDRTALTASTVALAVCALFALSLRPITPEGLA
- a CDS encoding YciI family protein; translation: MAKYLLLKHYRGAPAAVNDVPMDQWTPEEISAHVQYMNDFAARLEKTGEFVDGQALAPEGKWVRYDGEGRPPVTDGPFAETKDVIAGWMVIDVDSYERALELAGELSAAPGAGGKPIHEWLELRPFLTASPTITECTFH
- a CDS encoding TolB family protein, which translates into the protein MTLRTRILVLISALVVLAGVATASVLHASARADRRNQTQPGGPRITAGTVALTGDSGRMIFRNMAWGPHRDELTTVPASDPAGPRTASDVKCLRFYAASGTGVCLQAVHGAVQDTYRAVVLDAHLHETAHYDVPGIPSRARVSPSGRYAAWTAFVGGDSYAGTNFSTRAAIVDTRTGKLTPSLEAYRVVKDGRPHRAADVNFWGVTFAADDRTFYATLATKGKTYLVRGDLRTRTVTTLRTNVECPSLSPDGTRIAFKKRVKGLPKDAPWHLYVLDLRTMRETPLAEPRSVDDQAVWRDDHTLVYALPGDYGADLYTVPSDGTGKPRRISTAAVSPAYVN
- a CDS encoding RNA polymerase sigma factor codes for the protein MDEVLLRSLTPSVLTVLVRRGADFAAAEDAVQDALVEAVRVWPADPPRDAKGWLVTVAWRKFLDATRSDAARRRREDLVDEEPAPGPAPAVDDTLQLYFLCAHPSLTPSSAVALTLRAVGGLTTRQIAQAYLVPEATMAQRISRAKRTVSGVRFDQPGDVATVLRVLYLVFNEGYSGDVDLAAEAIRLTRQLAAQVDHPEVAGLLALMLLHHARRTARTAPDGSLVPLSEQDRGRWDTESIAEGVEILQTALARDRLGEFQAQAAIAALHADAPTAEETDWVQIVEWYDELARLTDSPVVRLNRAVAVGEADGPRAGLAELAKLDDSLPRHTAVAAYLNERDGDLTTAARLYAEAAQTAPNLAERDHLTRQAARLNARRCR